The Treponema primitia ZAS-1 genome window below encodes:
- a CDS encoding Rpn family recombination-promoting nuclease/putative transposase has product MREDTERDYILTGALEIHFIDMVKFKRLREKDIRNDTLQRWMTYFNQDSPPELVEEIVQMDTVIQKAENKMDFVSQDKEALRAYQMRAMAMSDWTSGINKAKREGKAEGKREGKVEIARNMKAMGMTSAQITTATGLTLEEIEGI; this is encoded by the coding sequence TTGCGGGAAGACACCGAACGGGACTATATTTTAACCGGGGCGCTGGAAATCCACTTCATAGACATGGTGAAATTCAAGCGGCTCCGGGAAAAGGACATTAGGAACGATACCTTACAGCGGTGGATGACCTATTTTAACCAAGATAGTCCGCCTGAACTGGTAGAGGAGATAGTACAAATGGATACGGTGATACAGAAAGCGGAAAATAAGATGGACTTTGTGTCACAAGACAAGGAAGCGTTACGGGCCTACCAGATGCGGGCAATGGCGATGTCAGACTGGACCAGCGGTATCAACAAGGCAAAGCGGGAAGGTAAGGCAGAAGGCAAACGGGAAGGTAAAGTTGAAATAGCCCGGAACATGAAAGCCATGGGGATGACGAGCGCACAAATCACTACTGCCACCGGGCTTACGCTGGAAGAGATTGAAGGGATTTAG
- a CDS encoding phosphoenolpyruvate carboxykinase (GTP), with amino-acid sequence MKVQELKHAGLKKWIEDAVALMTPDSVEICEGTQTEYNHMIMVNIAAGLATPLNAGKLPGCVLFRSDPSDVARVEDRTFISSEKESDAGPTNHWTAPAELKKTMTKLYKGSMKGRTMYVIPFSMGPVGSDIAKIGVEITDSAYVVANMHIMTRVGTKVLDVLGKDGFFVPCYHSVGKPLAEGQKDNGVWPCAPMADKYISHFPETREIWSYGSGYGGNALLGKKCLALRIASVLARDEGWLAEHMLILKLTNPKGDVKYVTGAFPSACGKTNLAMLIPTLPGWKVETVGDDIAWMKFGADGRLYAINPEAGFFGVAPGTNYDSNKNAMESCKKNSIFTNCGLTEDGDIWWEQIGQGAAGQEVIDWKGALRPSPINDKAVKGQEIAHPNARFTAPAKQCPCVAPEWEDPKGVPISAFLFGGRRPSTIPLVNQAKSWTHGVFMGSITGSEVTAAVISDQVGQVRRDPFAMLPFCGYHMGDYFKHWLSLGKKAEAAGKADKLPKIFFVNWFRKDADGKFMWPGYGENSRVLAWVFDRCDNKDNCVETPIGNLPKPGTIEAPKGVSEAVLKELCSVDIDGWKKEIADVRKNHYPKFGDKMPKELYDELDAIEKRLNA; translated from the coding sequence ATGAAAGTTCAAGAATTAAAACATGCGGGTCTTAAGAAGTGGATCGAGGATGCGGTTGCCCTGATGACCCCCGATTCGGTAGAAATTTGTGAAGGTACCCAGACCGAGTACAACCACATGATAATGGTGAATATTGCCGCAGGGCTTGCCACCCCCCTCAACGCGGGGAAACTGCCCGGCTGCGTGCTTTTCCGCTCCGACCCCTCGGACGTGGCCCGGGTTGAAGACCGGACCTTTATTTCCAGCGAAAAAGAAAGCGACGCCGGCCCTACCAACCATTGGACAGCCCCGGCGGAACTCAAAAAAACCATGACCAAGCTTTACAAGGGCAGCATGAAGGGCCGTACCATGTACGTTATCCCCTTCTCCATGGGCCCCGTTGGGTCGGATATCGCCAAGATCGGCGTTGAAATCACCGATTCGGCCTACGTGGTGGCCAATATGCACATCATGACCCGGGTGGGTACCAAGGTCCTCGATGTTCTGGGCAAAGACGGCTTCTTTGTACCCTGCTACCACTCGGTGGGTAAGCCCCTCGCCGAAGGCCAGAAGGACAACGGCGTGTGGCCCTGCGCTCCCATGGCGGACAAGTACATCTCCCACTTCCCCGAGACCCGTGAAATCTGGTCCTACGGTTCCGGCTACGGCGGCAACGCCCTGCTCGGCAAAAAGTGCCTGGCGCTGCGTATTGCGTCCGTACTGGCCCGGGACGAAGGCTGGCTGGCGGAGCACATGCTCATCCTCAAGCTGACCAACCCCAAGGGTGACGTGAAGTACGTTACCGGCGCCTTCCCCTCTGCCTGCGGTAAGACCAACCTGGCCATGCTTATCCCCACCCTCCCGGGCTGGAAAGTCGAGACCGTCGGTGATGACATTGCCTGGATGAAGTTCGGCGCAGACGGCCGGCTCTACGCCATCAACCCCGAAGCGGGTTTCTTCGGTGTGGCCCCGGGTACCAACTACGATTCCAACAAGAACGCCATGGAATCCTGCAAGAAAAATTCGATTTTCACCAACTGCGGTCTTACCGAAGACGGCGATATTTGGTGGGAACAAATCGGACAGGGCGCTGCGGGCCAGGAAGTGATCGACTGGAAAGGCGCTTTACGGCCCTCCCCCATTAACGATAAGGCCGTCAAGGGCCAGGAAATCGCCCACCCCAACGCCCGGTTTACCGCCCCCGCGAAGCAGTGTCCCTGTGTCGCTCCGGAATGGGAGGATCCCAAGGGTGTGCCGATTTCGGCCTTCCTCTTCGGCGGACGCCGCCCCTCCACAATTCCCCTGGTAAACCAGGCTAAGAGCTGGACCCACGGCGTGTTCATGGGTTCCATCACCGGTTCCGAAGTTACCGCTGCGGTCATCTCCGACCAGGTGGGCCAGGTCCGGCGGGACCCCTTCGCCATGCTGCCCTTCTGCGGCTACCACATGGGCGACTACTTCAAGCATTGGCTCAGCCTGGGCAAGAAAGCGGAAGCCGCCGGTAAGGCCGACAAGCTCCCCAAGATCTTCTTCGTCAACTGGTTCCGCAAGGACGCTGACGGCAAGTTCATGTGGCCCGGCTACGGTGAAAACAGCCGGGTTCTCGCCTGGGTATTCGACCGCTGCGACAACAAGGATAACTGCGTGGAAACCCCCATCGGCAACCTCCCCAAACCGGGAACCATCGAAGCGCCTAAGGGCGTGAGCGAAGCGGTGCTGAAGGAACTCTGTTCCGTGGACATTGACGGCTGGAAAAAGGAAATCGCCGATGTCCGCAAGAACCACTATCCCAAGTTCGGCGACAAGATGCCTAAAGAACTCTACGACGAGCTGGACGCTATCGAGAAAAGACTGAACGCATAA
- the efp gene encoding elongation factor P: MIRGGDIVKGSCLLQKGQPFLVVEREFHTPGKGTAIARVKMKSIKDGSVLTMTIPTQQEVEDATVDTHTCQFQYADQDNFHFMDNEHFDQFEVPISTMEDKKPYLKEGDSYEITVWEGNVIDIKIPYKVVFTVAESENYVKGDTVSGATKPVTTETGLTVRVPLFIKQGEKILVNTETNEYVERVNS; the protein is encoded by the coding sequence ATGATACGAGGCGGAGATATAGTCAAAGGCAGCTGTTTGCTCCAAAAGGGCCAGCCTTTTCTGGTGGTGGAACGGGAATTTCATACCCCGGGGAAGGGAACCGCCATTGCGCGGGTAAAAATGAAGAGTATTAAGGACGGATCGGTGCTGACCATGACTATCCCGACCCAGCAGGAGGTTGAGGATGCCACAGTGGATACCCATACCTGCCAGTTTCAATATGCGGATCAGGACAATTTTCACTTTATGGATAACGAGCACTTCGACCAGTTTGAGGTACCTATCAGCACTATGGAAGACAAGAAGCCCTACCTCAAGGAAGGGGATTCTTACGAGATTACGGTCTGGGAAGGCAATGTTATTGATATCAAGATCCCCTATAAGGTGGTCTTTACCGTGGCGGAATCGGAAAATTACGTTAAGGGCGATACCGTATCCGGGGCTACTAAGCCCGTCACTACCGAGACCGGTTTGACCGTCCGGGTGCCTCTGTTTATTAAGCAGGGTGAAAAAATCCTGGTCAACACCGAAACCAACGAATACGTGGAGCGGGTGAATAGTTAA
- a CDS encoding ABC transporter substrate-binding protein, protein MMIIDKRWRAFIALFPVLFLGSCSFQRSNTAVLWTDRPEFALYAEYFNASQGDYKIETRYFESPSRKLTDNDGDFPDIVAGSWLKSATTRTFFRPMDNLFKKDGVSGDSFYRQLLDLGNIDGKQYLLPVAFNIPSLIFAQDKGELLSSPFTLSLEEIKDLGKSFNVINNGVYSQMGFSPAWDDDFLFVSAVLFGASFREAAPLDWDNTALEKALAYIESWIHEANMGIQAEDDFSFKYFYDPPAKLVISGRILFFYMLSSDLFTLPQERWTNLDFRWIAGEDTIPISEDMVYYGIYRNSRARTAAEAFTQWFFREDTQRLILEVGKNNRLNETRFGIANGFSALRTVTEHVFPQFYPALLGHMPPGSFLSPPNILPRNWSSLKERVILPYLHERIRATNRGDIRSLDRRLTDWNRLNRGL, encoded by the coding sequence ATGATGATTATTGACAAGCGTTGGCGGGCATTTATAGCCCTGTTTCCCGTACTGTTCCTTGGCTCCTGCTCCTTCCAAAGATCCAATACCGCTGTTTTATGGACCGATAGACCGGAATTTGCCCTGTATGCTGAATATTTTAACGCCAGCCAGGGGGATTATAAAATCGAAACCCGCTATTTCGAGTCTCCGTCCCGGAAACTCACCGATAACGATGGGGATTTTCCTGATATTGTGGCAGGAAGCTGGCTTAAAAGCGCCACCACCCGGACCTTTTTCCGGCCCATGGACAATCTTTTTAAGAAGGACGGGGTGTCCGGAGACTCCTTTTACCGGCAGCTCCTTGATCTGGGAAACATCGACGGCAAACAGTATCTGCTCCCGGTGGCTTTCAATATCCCCTCATTGATTTTCGCCCAGGACAAGGGGGAACTTTTGTCCAGCCCCTTTACCCTTAGCCTGGAGGAAATAAAGGACCTGGGGAAATCCTTCAATGTCATAAATAATGGGGTCTATTCCCAGATGGGCTTTTCCCCCGCCTGGGATGATGACTTCCTCTTTGTAAGTGCGGTTCTCTTTGGCGCCTCGTTCAGGGAGGCCGCTCCACTGGACTGGGATAATACGGCCCTGGAAAAGGCCTTAGCCTATATCGAATCCTGGATACATGAGGCTAATATGGGTATTCAGGCGGAGGATGATTTTTCATTCAAATACTTCTACGATCCTCCGGCAAAGCTGGTTATATCCGGGCGGATACTCTTCTTCTACATGCTCAGTTCCGACCTTTTTACTCTGCCCCAGGAGCGGTGGACCAATCTGGATTTCCGCTGGATAGCCGGAGAAGATACTATTCCCATCTCGGAGGATATGGTTTACTACGGCATTTACCGGAATAGCCGGGCGCGAACGGCTGCGGAAGCCTTTACCCAGTGGTTTTTTCGGGAAGACACCCAGCGCCTGATCCTGGAAGTGGGGAAGAACAACCGACTTAACGAGACCCGGTTCGGCATAGCAAACGGCTTTTCCGCCCTTAGAACCGTGACGGAACATGTTTTTCCCCAGTTCTACCCCGCTCTTCTGGGCCATATGCCCCCGGGGAGCTTCCTTTCTCCGCCGAATATCCTGCCCCGAAACTGGAGTTCCCTGAAAGAACGGGTCATACTCCCCTACCTGCACGAACGGATCCGCGCCACAAACCGCGGGGATATCCGCTCCCTGGACCGGCGTCTTACGGACTGGAACCGTCTGAACCGGGGTCTTTGA
- the pepF gene encoding oligoendopeptidase F, giving the protein MTNNDSRIPARSEVKREDTWDLSKLYPNDEDWGKDLEKYEKLAEKIPGFRGTLGKSAESLADYLDFTRDLWLQGERLGTYSSLRQTEDEGDNAARTMNGRFTMAEAKTLAAASWDTPEIQAISETVMAAFLKHPRLAEYGIYLKKLLRYKPYILSDKEERIIALHAEGEAVPSETFSVLTNVDFDFGELDTPDGKRPLSQSTWSVFMENPDRELRRRAYQQFYHHFEAHKTTLAALYSGSVKNDVIHARIRGYPSALAEALFPDNVPQAVYDNLVSTVNANLEPLHRYYALRKRTLKVEELRHYDVYVPITANVSKRTSWEEATKLIAAALAPLGDEYVNTLRTGLQGRWADRYENKGKRAGAFSSGGYIGDPYILMNYKEDSLRDVFTMAHEGGHSMHSWYSAASNPFMHYGYTIFEAEVASTFNEELLFRYLRDHADTRELKLYLVNKRADDILSTLYRQTMFAEFEKRSHELEESGTPLTAELLRSEYRQLLVKYFGPAMVFEAESDLEGLRIPHFYRAFYVYKYATGISAALALANRVLSGGAREREDYFSFLKSGGSRFPIESLKVAGVDMSTPGPVEDACLAFGRIVGELEELLG; this is encoded by the coding sequence ATGACCAACAACGATTCCCGCATACCCGCCCGTTCCGAAGTTAAACGCGAAGATACCTGGGACCTTTCCAAGCTTTACCCCAACGACGAAGATTGGGGCAAGGACCTTGAGAAATACGAAAAGTTGGCGGAAAAAATACCCGGTTTCCGCGGTACCCTGGGCAAATCCGCAGAAAGCCTGGCGGATTACCTGGACTTTACCCGGGACCTCTGGCTGCAGGGGGAGCGCCTGGGGACGTACAGCAGTCTTCGGCAGACCGAAGACGAGGGGGACAACGCCGCCCGGACCATGAACGGCAGGTTTACCATGGCCGAAGCCAAGACCCTCGCAGCCGCCTCCTGGGACACGCCGGAAATCCAGGCTATCAGCGAAACGGTTATGGCAGCTTTTCTAAAACATCCCCGGCTGGCCGAATACGGTATCTACCTTAAAAAATTGTTACGCTACAAGCCCTATATACTCAGCGATAAGGAGGAGCGGATCATAGCCCTCCACGCCGAAGGAGAGGCGGTTCCTTCGGAAACATTTTCGGTGCTCACCAACGTTGACTTTGACTTTGGCGAGCTGGACACGCCGGATGGCAAGAGGCCCCTCTCCCAGTCCACCTGGTCGGTCTTTATGGAGAACCCGGATCGGGAACTCCGCCGCCGGGCTTATCAGCAATTCTACCATCACTTTGAAGCCCACAAGACTACCCTGGCTGCGCTCTACAGCGGTTCGGTAAAGAACGATGTGATCCACGCCCGTATTCGCGGCTACCCCTCCGCCCTGGCCGAGGCCCTTTTCCCGGACAATGTTCCCCAGGCGGTGTACGACAATCTGGTATCCACGGTGAACGCCAACCTTGAACCACTGCACCGTTACTACGCCCTGCGGAAGCGGACGCTTAAGGTAGAAGAACTGCGGCATTACGATGTCTACGTACCCATCACTGCAAACGTTTCAAAGCGGACCAGCTGGGAAGAAGCAACAAAACTAATCGCCGCTGCTCTGGCGCCCCTGGGTGATGAATATGTCAACACCCTCCGCACCGGTCTTCAAGGCCGCTGGGCGGACCGCTATGAAAACAAGGGCAAACGGGCCGGCGCATTTTCCTCCGGCGGCTACATAGGGGACCCCTATATACTGATGAACTACAAGGAAGATTCTCTCCGGGATGTATTCACCATGGCCCACGAGGGCGGCCACTCCATGCATTCCTGGTATTCCGCGGCGTCCAACCCCTTTATGCACTACGGCTACACCATTTTTGAAGCAGAGGTAGCCAGCACCTTTAATGAGGAACTCCTCTTCCGCTATTTACGGGACCATGCGGACACACGGGAACTGAAACTCTACCTGGTGAACAAGCGTGCGGATGACATACTTTCCACACTCTACCGTCAGACCATGTTCGCCGAATTTGAAAAACGCAGCCACGAGCTTGAAGAAAGCGGGACGCCCTTAACCGCGGAACTCCTCCGCTCCGAATACCGCCAGCTTCTGGTCAAATACTTCGGTCCCGCCATGGTCTTTGAGGCCGAGAGCGATCTTGAGGGTCTCCGCATTCCCCACTTCTACCGCGCCTTCTATGTCTACAAATACGCCACCGGAATTTCCGCCGCCCTGGCTTTGGCAAACCGTGTTCTTTCCGGCGGCGCCCGGGAGCGTGAAGATTACTTCAGCTTCCTCAAATCCGGCGGCTCACGGTTCCCGATTGAATCCCTCAAGGTGGCGGGGGTTGATATGTCTACGCCGGGGCCGGTTGAGGATGCTTGTCTGGCTTTTGGGAGGATTGTGGGGGAGTTAGAGGAGCTGTTGGGGTAA
- a CDS encoding LEA type 2 family protein codes for MKTFLFPILLCFAACATKAPPPEPLKLPPALSLSFDRIEAAGRDDITLVLRVDAENPRAAIMDISLEGWELVLNDRPVKNGVDLSLDGLSLAALSTGTIPVRIRLNGEALAQADQTGLTEYGAGIRLNLAVQFQDGENFRKALDGAITFPRIRQPEFSITTLAVVQAELINTRFRVKLRIDNPNNFPLELSALNYELYGAGRFWADGNETKVMEIPPLGFTEKDLFLLMNFMNMKREVLDQVIALQTVRYRFAGDVMVSTEIEYLPQFTMHFDRSGNSPVVQ; via the coding sequence ATGAAGACTTTCCTTTTTCCAATCCTGCTGTGTTTTGCCGCCTGTGCCACCAAGGCGCCCCCGCCGGAGCCTCTTAAATTGCCGCCCGCCTTGTCCCTAAGCTTTGACCGTATCGAAGCGGCGGGCCGCGATGATATCACCCTGGTATTAAGGGTGGATGCGGAAAATCCCCGTGCCGCGATCATGGATATCAGCCTTGAGGGATGGGAACTCGTTCTAAACGATCGGCCGGTTAAAAACGGTGTGGACCTGAGCTTGGACGGCCTAAGTCTGGCGGCTCTTTCCACGGGAACTATTCCGGTACGGATTAGGCTGAACGGGGAGGCCCTTGCCCAGGCGGACCAAACGGGTCTCACGGAATATGGCGCTGGTATACGCCTGAATCTGGCGGTACAATTTCAGGACGGTGAAAATTTCCGGAAAGCCCTTGACGGCGCCATTACTTTCCCCCGGATCAGGCAGCCGGAGTTTAGCATCACTACCCTGGCGGTGGTGCAGGCGGAACTTATCAATACCCGTTTCAGGGTAAAGCTGCGGATCGATAACCCGAACAATTTCCCCCTGGAACTTTCGGCCCTGAACTACGAACTATACGGCGCAGGCCGGTTTTGGGCGGACGGTAATGAAACGAAGGTGATGGAGATACCGCCCCTGGGCTTCACGGAAAAAGATTTGTTTTTGCTGATGAATTTTATGAATATGAAGCGGGAAGTCCTGGATCAGGTGATTGCCCTGCAAACCGTACGGTACCGCTTTGCCGGAGACGTCATGGTCAGTACTGAAATAGAATACCTGCCGCAGTTCACCATGCACTTCGACCGCAGCGGGAACTCGCCGGTGGTTCAATAA